One Sanguibacter keddieii DSM 10542 genomic window carries:
- a CDS encoding RNA polymerase sigma factor: MTDEHELSAMVRGRIGALTGYAYLLCGSVKEAEDLVQDAFVKVFSRRRAPGATTSESYVRRAILSIYLDQYRRRRRWSGIKHLVGVPDREESTDLATSAQLDVAVALDALTPRQRACVVLRYYEDLTVPQVAENLGCAPGTVKRHLSDAHEVLRGILGDDVDLSEGAPGPLRLPAPAPLAPPVLPTPLAPPTTRTRL, from the coding sequence ATGACCGACGAGCACGAGCTCAGCGCGATGGTGCGCGGACGCATCGGCGCGCTGACCGGCTACGCCTACCTGCTGTGCGGGAGCGTCAAGGAGGCCGAGGACCTCGTCCAGGACGCGTTCGTCAAGGTGTTCAGCCGACGTCGCGCCCCCGGTGCCACGACGTCCGAGTCCTACGTGCGCCGCGCCATCCTCTCGATCTACCTCGACCAGTACCGGCGCCGGCGCCGGTGGTCGGGCATCAAGCACCTGGTGGGCGTCCCGGACCGGGAGGAGAGCACCGACCTCGCGACGAGCGCCCAGCTCGACGTGGCGGTCGCCCTCGACGCGCTCACACCACGCCAGCGGGCCTGCGTGGTGCTCCGGTACTACGAGGACCTCACCGTCCCGCAGGTCGCCGAGAACCTCGGCTGCGCACCGGGGACCGTCAAGCGGCACCTCTCCGACGCCCACGAGGTGCTCCGCGGGATCCTCGGCGACGACGTCGACCTCTCCGAGGGGGCACCCGGCCCCCTTCGCCTGCCCGCCCCGGCACCCCTGGCACCCCCAGTCCTCCCGACACCCCTGGCACCTCCGACGACAAGGACACGACTGTGA
- a CDS encoding RNA polymerase sigma factor yields MPEWHDELSTLVHERHRALVGYAYLLCGRSKEAEDLVQDALVKTYSRKSTPEPGGAEAYVRRAILTIYLDGYRRKQRWSGVRHLVGRSERAEEHSGAVADHVDVATALDALTARQRSAVVLRYYEDLTVPQVAEQMGCSVGTVKRHLFDAHAVLKGHLGEIAPLEPDETVDRFRPPSAAEALRAAPRPSGSPPTDAAPPSSAPSTTTPGSPS; encoded by the coding sequence ATGCCTGAGTGGCACGACGAGCTGAGCACCTTGGTGCACGAGCGCCACAGGGCGCTGGTCGGGTACGCCTACCTGCTGTGCGGGAGGTCCAAGGAGGCCGAGGACCTGGTCCAGGACGCCCTGGTCAAGACGTACTCCCGCAAGAGCACGCCCGAGCCCGGGGGCGCCGAGGCCTACGTCCGGCGCGCGATCCTCACGATCTACCTCGACGGGTACCGCCGCAAGCAGCGGTGGTCGGGGGTCCGTCACCTGGTGGGGCGGTCGGAGCGCGCCGAGGAGCACTCCGGGGCTGTCGCCGACCACGTCGACGTCGCGACGGCGCTCGACGCCCTCACGGCCCGGCAGCGGTCCGCGGTCGTCCTGCGCTACTACGAGGACCTCACCGTCCCGCAGGTCGCCGAGCAGATGGGGTGCTCGGTCGGGACGGTCAAGCGCCACCTCTTCGACGCCCACGCCGTCCTCAAGGGACACCTCGGCGAGATCGCGCCGCTCGAGCCCGACGAGACGGTCGACAGGTTCCGCCCGCCGTCCGCCGCCGAGGCGCTCCGCGCCGCACCCCGACCGTCGGGGAGCCCGCCGACGGACGCCGCACCGCCGTCGTCCGCACCGTCCACCACGACTCCCGGGAGCCCCTCATGA
- a CDS encoding RNA polymerase sigma factor, with translation MISDSTTRTGDEMDDWEHDMGELVRTRHRSLVGYAYLLSGDVRDAEDLVQDALVKVFSRRSTPQPHAAEAYVRRAIYTIYLDGYRRRTRWSRIRHLTASANHQESTAPATGDQVDVAAALQRLSPRQRACVVLRHYDDLTVPQVADELGIAEGTVRRHVADAHAALRGLLADLAPAGARSHAVSAARTAQPTAGGADETRFAPAPPGAAAPPTLEDAGPADAASSTTAPTDDDPRSHR, from the coding sequence ATGATCAGTGACAGCACCACCAGGACAGGGGACGAGATGGACGACTGGGAGCACGACATGGGTGAGCTGGTGCGCACGCGGCACCGCTCGCTCGTGGGGTACGCGTACCTGCTGAGCGGGGACGTGCGCGACGCCGAGGACCTGGTGCAGGACGCGCTGGTCAAGGTGTTCTCGCGCCGGTCGACGCCGCAGCCCCACGCCGCCGAGGCCTACGTGCGGCGCGCGATCTACACGATCTACCTCGACGGGTACCGCCGCCGGACGCGCTGGTCACGGATCCGGCACCTCACCGCGAGCGCCAACCACCAGGAGAGCACCGCGCCGGCCACCGGGGACCAGGTCGACGTCGCGGCCGCGCTCCAGCGCCTCTCGCCGAGGCAGCGTGCCTGCGTGGTGCTGCGCCACTACGACGACCTCACCGTCCCGCAGGTCGCCGACGAGCTCGGCATCGCCGAGGGCACCGTCCGCCGCCACGTGGCCGACGCGCACGCCGCGCTGCGCGGCCTGCTGGCCGACCTCGCACCAGCCGGAGCGCGCAGCCACGCTGTCTCGGCTGCTCGCACCGCACAGCCCACGGCAGGCGGCGCCGACGAGACCAGGTTCGCCCCGGCCCCGCCAGGAGCGGCGGCACCGCCGACTCTGGAAGACGCCGGCCCTGCTGACGCCGCCAGCTCCACCACCGCACCGACCGACGACGACCCGAGGAGCCACCGGTGA
- the cobA gene encoding uroporphyrinogen-III C-methyltransferase, producing MSSGGPVGIAAGLGDDTVPVASTTVIGVDLRGRRVLVAGGGPVATRRARTMLDGGALVRVVAPEVTDELRALAASGRVELHARAVTSDDVDGCWLVQACTGDATADGMLAERAEADRVFCVVASDVTRGTARTPATASVAGMVLAVTSAGPPDPGRAAAVRDGLVALVRGGHVDLGAVRARAAAPAADDASTAAPSAVVGSSGDAASGDAAPCPAVAFDVPLAGESVLRPGTVALVGGGTGDPDLMTVRARTLLAQADVVVSDRLGPTAVLGELADDVEVVHVGKSPGIHQMRQDGINALLVERALAGHRVVRLKGGDPFLFGRGGEEVMACHAAGVPVQVVPGITSAVAAAEVAGIPVTHRGTADRVHVVNGHGRLTDLDLAALATPGVTVVMLMGLAGIERLVAEAVAGGTAVSTPAAVVVRATLPGEQVVRAPLGEIASACEAAGLSSTGVIVVGEVAREGFLDPTSPGRAAEPPPSRKQLREAATAPTTPRP from the coding sequence GTGAGCAGCGGTGGCCCGGTGGGCATCGCGGCGGGGCTGGGTGACGACACCGTCCCCGTCGCGTCGACCACGGTCATCGGGGTCGACCTGCGCGGTCGTCGGGTGCTCGTCGCCGGCGGCGGGCCGGTCGCGACCCGTCGCGCCCGCACGATGCTCGACGGCGGTGCGCTGGTCCGGGTCGTCGCGCCCGAGGTGACCGACGAGCTGCGCGCCCTCGCCGCCTCCGGGCGCGTGGAGCTCCACGCGCGCGCGGTGACCTCGGACGACGTCGACGGGTGCTGGCTCGTGCAGGCCTGCACCGGGGACGCAACCGCCGACGGGATGCTCGCGGAGCGGGCCGAGGCCGACCGCGTGTTCTGCGTCGTCGCCTCCGACGTCACCCGCGGCACCGCGCGCACCCCGGCGACGGCCTCGGTCGCGGGCATGGTCCTCGCTGTGACGTCGGCGGGCCCACCCGACCCGGGCCGGGCAGCCGCGGTCCGCGACGGCCTCGTGGCGCTCGTGCGCGGCGGGCACGTCGACCTCGGCGCGGTGCGCGCGCGGGCAGCGGCACCCGCCGCGGACGACGCGTCCACGGCCGCCCCGTCCGCGGTCGTCGGGTCGTCGGGGGACGCCGCATCGGGGGACGCCGCCCCCTGCCCGGCCGTCGCCTTCGACGTGCCGCTCGCGGGCGAGAGCGTGCTGCGCCCCGGGACGGTCGCCCTCGTGGGCGGCGGCACCGGGGACCCCGACCTCATGACGGTCCGCGCCAGGACCCTCCTCGCGCAGGCCGACGTGGTCGTCTCCGACCGGCTCGGCCCCACGGCCGTCCTCGGCGAGCTGGCCGACGACGTCGAGGTGGTGCACGTGGGCAAGAGCCCCGGCATCCACCAGATGCGCCAGGACGGCATCAACGCGCTGCTGGTCGAGCGCGCCCTCGCCGGGCACCGTGTCGTCCGGCTCAAGGGCGGTGACCCGTTCCTCTTCGGGCGCGGGGGCGAGGAGGTCATGGCCTGCCACGCTGCCGGCGTGCCGGTCCAGGTGGTGCCAGGCATCACGTCGGCCGTGGCCGCCGCAGAGGTCGCCGGGATCCCCGTGACGCACCGGGGCACGGCCGACCGGGTGCACGTGGTCAACGGTCATGGACGGCTCACCGACCTCGACCTCGCAGCGCTCGCGACACCGGGGGTGACGGTCGTGATGCTCATGGGCCTCGCCGGCATCGAGCGCCTCGTCGCCGAGGCCGTCGCCGGAGGGACTGCCGTCAGCACGCCGGCCGCCGTCGTCGTCCGCGCGACGCTCCCGGGGGAGCAGGTGGTCCGCGCCCCGCTCGGGGAGATCGCGTCGGCGTGCGAGGCCGCGGGCCTGTCGTCGACGGGCGTGATCGTCGTCGGCGAGGTCGCCCGCGAGGGCTTCCTCGACCCGACGTCCCCGGGTCGGGCCGCCGAGCCCCCACCCAGCCGCAAGCAGCTCCGCGAGGCGGCGACTGCCCCCACCACCCCGCGCCCCTGA
- the nirD gene encoding nitrite reductase small subunit NirD, with translation MNPTTLQTGWTRLCSLTDLVPERGVAALVGGTQLALFRLDDDRVVAVQQHDPFSGANVLSRGLVGSVGDVPVLSSPMFKQVWALLTGECLDPGGKEPQDLVTYPVTVEDGDVLVGPAVAR, from the coding sequence GTGAACCCCACCACGCTGCAGACCGGGTGGACTCGCCTCTGCTCCCTGACCGACCTCGTCCCCGAGCGCGGCGTCGCAGCGCTGGTCGGCGGCACACAGCTCGCGCTCTTCAGGCTCGACGACGACCGTGTCGTCGCCGTCCAGCAGCACGACCCGTTCTCGGGTGCGAACGTCCTCTCGCGCGGCCTCGTCGGGTCGGTCGGGGACGTCCCGGTGCTGTCCTCGCCGATGTTCAAGCAGGTGTGGGCGCTGCTCACCGGCGAGTGCCTCGACCCGGGCGGCAAGGAGCCGCAGGACCTCGTGACCTACCCGGTGACGGTCGAGGACGGCGACGTCCTCGTCGGGCCGGCGGTGGCCCGGTGA